From a single Loigolactobacillus coryniformis subsp. coryniformis KCTC 3167 = DSM 20001 genomic region:
- a CDS encoding MFS transporter, with protein MNMTVLNAYAAQDTSHERRYVFNLIYMALNLGIVIGTLTVGYLYASGIRYVFAVAGLCYLLLLLIIALTFRVPIKAKSDQAVTQPLKLKSDQRWLLLVLCGLTFVIYASYALWESVVSVHLTSLHIPFHYYSLLWTINGLLIVFGQPVVTHFGARFALPKVVMLGVTLFAASFFCLIYAQTYAGFVVAMLVLTIGEMLGNPLIPVWVDTLASADQKGRLQGDLNMAISLGRAFGPLIGGLLVDFFSYGLLFSLAGGSILVMLLGVLIVWRRQNLHPSTHK; from the coding sequence ATCAATATGACTGTGCTCAACGCTTATGCGGCGCAGGATACCAGTCATGAGCGGCGCTATGTTTTTAATTTGATTTATATGGCGCTTAATTTAGGTATTGTGATCGGCACGCTAACGGTGGGCTATTTATATGCTAGTGGAATTCGTTACGTTTTTGCGGTCGCCGGATTATGTTATTTACTATTATTACTGATCATTGCGTTGACTTTTCGCGTGCCGATCAAGGCCAAAAGTGACCAGGCAGTAACCCAACCACTTAAATTAAAATCAGACCAACGCTGGCTGTTATTAGTTTTATGTGGACTGACTTTCGTTATTTATGCAAGTTATGCGCTGTGGGAAAGTGTGGTCTCCGTTCATTTGACTAGCTTACACATTCCGTTTCACTATTATAGCTTGTTGTGGACGATCAATGGCTTACTGATCGTTTTTGGCCAACCGGTGGTGACCCATTTTGGTGCGCGATTTGCTTTGCCAAAAGTGGTGATGCTTGGTGTGACACTGTTTGCAGCATCGTTTTTTTGCTTGATCTATGCGCAAACATACGCCGGTTTTGTGGTGGCGATGCTCGTGCTGACGATCGGTGAAATGCTCGGTAATCCGCTGATTCCGGTATGGGTCGATACGCTAGCGAGTGCCGATCAAAAAGGCCGCCTGCAAGGGGACTTAAACATGGCCATTTCACTTGGTCGTGCGTTTGGCCCCTTGATTGGCGGTCTACTAGTTGATTTCTTTTCTTATGGCTTGCTGTTTAGCTTAGCCGGTGGCAGTATTTTAGTCATGCTGCTGGGGGTGCTTATCGTTTGGCGGCGGCAAAATCTGCATCCGTCAACGCATAAATAG
- a CDS encoding ring-cleaving dioxygenase produces the protein MAKLLGLHHVTAITSSSPKMFAFMTGVLGLHLIKKTVNQDDVRTYHLYFTDDRGTAGTDITFFDFPGQFQGTKGRNSIDRIGFRVPSDAALDYWQQRFDDHQIEHEAIVTEFGTKTLRFYDFDHERYQLISDEINHGVPAGTPYLASPVPKEFAISGLGPMRITVNYAAKMAQVLTELLGFAKVATEGNQTLYEVANGGHGAQVIVADEQLPADEVQAYGTVHHLAFRTADEADLREWIKKISAARLAHSGFVDRFYFKSEYFRPGRGVLFEIATDGPGFLVDETYEEAGVHLELPPFLEEQRADIEAHLVPFNTDKKAAD, from the coding sequence ATGGCTAAATTACTCGGTTTACATCACGTAACAGCGATCACTTCCAGTTCACCAAAAATGTTTGCATTTATGACTGGTGTACTTGGTCTACACTTGATCAAAAAAACAGTTAATCAAGATGATGTGCGGACTTATCACCTTTATTTTACTGATGATCGAGGAACTGCCGGCACCGATATTACATTCTTCGATTTTCCTGGGCAATTTCAAGGCACTAAAGGACGTAATAGTATCGATCGCATCGGTTTCCGTGTGCCCAGTGATGCTGCTTTAGATTACTGGCAACAACGCTTTGACGACCACCAAATCGAACATGAAGCGATCGTCACTGAATTTGGCACCAAGACTTTGCGCTTCTATGATTTTGATCATGAACGTTATCAGTTGATCTCCGATGAAATTAATCATGGTGTGCCCGCCGGTACCCCTTATCTGGCCAGTCCAGTACCAAAAGAATTTGCGATCAGTGGCTTAGGACCAATGCGGATCACCGTCAACTATGCAGCAAAAATGGCGCAAGTGCTAACTGAACTACTTGGCTTTGCCAAAGTCGCCACTGAAGGTAATCAAACCTTGTATGAAGTGGCTAATGGCGGTCATGGTGCCCAAGTGATCGTGGCTGATGAACAATTACCAGCCGATGAAGTACAAGCTTATGGTACCGTCCACCACTTGGCCTTTCGTACTGCCGACGAAGCGGATTTACGTGAATGGATCAAAAAAATCTCCGCAGCTCGGTTGGCTCACTCTGGCTTCGTAGATCGTTTCTATTTTAAATCAGAATATTTCCGTCCTGGTCGCGGCGTTTTATTCGAAATCGCCACCGATGGACCTGGTTTCTTAGTTGACGAAACTTATGAAGAAGCTGGCGTACATCTAGAACTACCACCATTTTTAGAAGAACAACGCGCAGATATTGAAGCACACCTAGTTCCCTTCAATACCGATAAGAAAGCGGCCGATTAA
- the mutY gene encoding A/G-specific adenine glycosylase — protein sequence MQQWSQTKIKAFQKALLTWYDREKRDLPWRRDHDPYHIWVSEIMLQQTQVQTVIPYYQRFMAAFPTVTDLAQAPEAALLQAWAGLGYYSRVRNMQKAAQQIVTDYQGVWPQTAAELEQLVGIGPYTAGAIASIAFNQPEPAIDGNAFRVFARLFEIDADIAKPQSRQIFYDVIKEVISVERPGDFNQAIMDLGSSYMTAKNPDSAHSPVREFNQAYLDGKELDYPVKSKKPRPVPVDYFALVIKTPAGYLFEQRPGTGMLADLWTVPLLKWTDLTTAPEELLLPELVTLAGQQFTANTQIKLIPALIGGRPVTHTFTHQKWQITLLYAELAHVPDLSYFPGRVVAPAAFNELAQPKVQLKIWQRYQQLSEL from the coding sequence ATGCAACAATGGTCACAAACAAAAATCAAAGCCTTTCAAAAGGCGTTATTAACTTGGTACGATCGGGAAAAGCGTGATCTACCTTGGCGGCGTGATCATGATCCCTACCATATTTGGGTTTCGGAGATCATGCTGCAACAGACGCAAGTGCAGACGGTGATCCCTTATTATCAGCGCTTTATGGCTGCTTTTCCGACGGTCACGGACTTGGCTCAAGCTCCGGAAGCCGCGCTGCTACAGGCGTGGGCTGGCTTAGGCTATTATTCACGTGTGCGTAATATGCAAAAAGCGGCACAACAGATCGTCACTGATTATCAAGGTGTCTGGCCACAAACGGCGGCTGAATTAGAACAATTGGTTGGTATCGGGCCTTATACCGCCGGCGCGATCGCCAGTATCGCGTTTAACCAGCCAGAGCCGGCAATCGATGGGAATGCGTTTCGCGTTTTTGCCCGCTTATTTGAGATCGACGCCGATATTGCTAAGCCGCAGTCACGGCAGATCTTTTATGATGTGATCAAAGAAGTTATTTCGGTTGAGCGACCAGGGGACTTTAATCAGGCGATCATGGACCTTGGTTCCAGTTACATGACGGCAAAAAATCCCGATAGTGCTCATTCACCGGTGCGTGAATTCAATCAAGCTTATTTGGATGGGAAAGAGTTAGACTATCCAGTTAAGTCGAAAAAACCACGGCCAGTGCCGGTAGATTATTTTGCCTTGGTGATCAAAACGCCGGCGGGCTATTTGTTTGAGCAAAGACCGGGAACGGGGATGTTAGCGGATCTCTGGACGGTTCCGTTGCTGAAATGGACAGATCTGACCACTGCACCAGAGGAATTATTATTACCCGAGTTAGTCACACTAGCTGGCCAACAATTTACCGCTAATACACAGATCAAATTGATCCCAGCGTTGATTGGCGGCCGACCGGTGACGCATACCTTTACTCATCAAAAATGGCAGATCACCTTGCTATACGCTGAGTTAGCCCATGTTCCTGATCTCAGTTACTTTCCGGGGCGAGTCGTAGCGCCGGCGGCTTTTAATGAATTGGCCCAACCTAAAGTACAATTGAAGATCTGGCAACGCTATCAACAATTAAGTGAGTTATAA
- a CDS encoding helix-turn-helix domain-containing protein: MSRSKFTVLEKLNLIEDYQQSGLPRATYERRHGIGKDTLRSWLIRYQRDGLEGLQEAKKNIHYSKELKHTVVFAYLNGEGTFGELADRYGLRNATQAQNWVTKYNEDKPLTASPSRKRVPTMPKKTTFEERIEIVEYVVKHKHSYAEAAEHFQVSYQQARSWVLKAKNGGYEALVDNRGHHRDESELTDLDKANLRIRQLEAELKDKELVEQFAKKLLELQRKG, from the coding sequence ATGTCCAGATCTAAGTTCACAGTTCTCGAGAAGCTCAATTTAATTGAAGATTATCAGCAGTCGGGGCTCCCTAGGGCTACTTATGAAAGGCGGCATGGAATCGGTAAAGATACACTTAGAAGTTGGTTGATACGTTATCAAAGAGATGGTCTAGAAGGTCTGCAAGAAGCAAAGAAGAATATTCACTATAGTAAGGAGTTGAAGCATACAGTTGTCTTTGCGTACTTAAATGGCGAAGGTACATTTGGTGAGTTGGCGGACAGATATGGTCTGCGTAATGCTACCCAAGCACAAAACTGGGTTACCAAGTATAATGAGGACAAACCTTTGACGGCATCACCGTCCAGAAAGCGGGTCCCCACTATGCCTAAGAAGACAACTTTCGAAGAACGAATTGAAATCGTTGAGTACGTAGTCAAACATAAACATTCATACGCTGAGGCCGCAGAGCACTTTCAAGTCTCCTATCAGCAAGCACGATCTTGGGTGCTTAAGGCCAAGAACGGTGGTTATGAAGCCCTCGTCGATAACCGTGGTCATCACAGGGACGAGTCTGAATTGACTGATCTCGATAAGGCAAATCTTCGTATCCGCCAGCTGGAAGCTGAGCTTAAAGATAAAGAATTGGTGGAACAATTCGCAAAAAAATTGCTGGAACTTCAGCGCAAGGGGTGA
- a CDS encoding NAD(P)-dependent oxidoreductase: MQKIGFIGTGVMGTGIIKNLLKANFPVTVYNRTKAHAAAVLASGATWADSPCEVAASSDITITMVGYPQDVEAVYYGDEGIFAGANTGSIVVDMTTSTPTLAQRIAATAITRDIQAVDAPVSGGDIGAKNGTLTIMAGGVQSTYEQLVPLFKVIGQSYHLFGGAGKGQHAKMANQIMIAGTMTGMTEMLVYAKKAGLSLPDIIETLSAGGAANWSLTNYGPRILAHDYTPGFFAKHFLKDLRIALDEAQKQQLDLPATKAAAELYRRLVEDKALGDDGTQALVKLWWTAE, translated from the coding sequence ATGCAAAAAATTGGTTTTATTGGTACTGGCGTCATGGGCACAGGTATCATCAAAAATTTATTGAAGGCTAATTTTCCGGTCACAGTTTATAATCGTACTAAGGCTCATGCTGCAGCGGTATTGGCCAGTGGCGCAACTTGGGCAGATAGTCCTTGTGAAGTAGCCGCTAGCAGTGATATTACGATCACGATGGTCGGCTATCCCCAGGATGTTGAAGCGGTTTATTATGGGGATGAAGGTATTTTTGCTGGTGCGAATACTGGCAGCATTGTGGTGGATATGACGACAAGTACGCCAACTTTGGCGCAGCGGATTGCCGCAACGGCAATTACACGTGATATCCAAGCGGTTGACGCTCCAGTATCCGGTGGTGATATTGGCGCCAAAAACGGTACGCTGACGATCATGGCCGGTGGCGTTCAATCGACGTATGAACAGTTAGTGCCGCTATTTAAGGTGATCGGGCAAAGTTATCATCTGTTTGGTGGTGCAGGTAAGGGCCAGCATGCTAAAATGGCCAATCAGATCATGATCGCGGGAACCATGACTGGGATGACCGAAATGTTGGTCTACGCTAAAAAGGCTGGCTTAAGCTTACCGGACATAATTGAAACACTTAGCGCTGGCGGTGCTGCTAACTGGAGCTTGACTAATTACGGGCCACGTATTTTAGCCCATGATTATACACCTGGCTTTTTTGCAAAGCATTTTCTGAAGGATCTACGAATCGCTTTAGATGAAGCACAGAAGCAACAGTTGGATCTGCCTGCGACTAAGGCTGCTGCAGAGTTGTACCGGCGTTTGGTGGAAGACAAAGCGTTGGGTGATGATGGCACACAGGCGCTAGTCAAGTTATGGTGGACAGCTGAATAA
- a CDS encoding MFS transporter: MSGQSIKLRWLLLANLLINAGAAFMWPLTTIYLHDDLGESLTTAGLVLLVMSLLMIVGNFVGGQLFDRWRPYETALISTGISLAALIGLIFTGGHFSHYF; this comes from the coding sequence ATGAGCGGGCAGTCAATTAAACTCCGCTGGTTATTGTTGGCTAATCTGTTGATCAATGCCGGCGCCGCCTTTATGTGGCCCTTAACAACGATTTATTTGCACGATGATCTTGGTGAAAGCTTGACGACGGCCGGGCTTGTTTTGTTGGTCATGTCGTTATTGATGATCGTTGGGAATTTTGTTGGCGGTCAGTTGTTTGATCGTTGGCGGCCTTATGAAACAGCTTTGATCAGTACAGGTATTTCGCTAGCCGCCTTGATTGGCCTAATTTTCACGGGTGGCCATTTTTCGCACTATTTCTAA
- the thiD gene encoding bifunctional hydroxymethylpyrimidine kinase/phosphomethylpyrimidine kinase: MANEFPQVMTIAGSDSDGSAGMQADLYTFFARKVHGAAVMTAAVAGNSYGIHASIALPTDFIDQEFADLADDYKILAAKTGMLADSTLIKNVVKNYKKYDFGPLVVDPVIMTKHGAQLLEESAFATLRKELVPLATVITPNFFEAEKLAEMKITSDADMEAAARKIKAMGARNVVVKGQHHDSTQAEVRDFVLLESGKSFWLTETYIDTDRVNGTGDSLSACITAEIAKGSDIESAIRAAKKFVHVAIANEIQVGHKFGPINHWAYQN; this comes from the coding sequence ATGGCAAATGAATTTCCACAAGTAATGACCATTGCTGGTTCCGACAGCGATGGCAGTGCGGGGATGCAAGCAGATCTTTATACCTTTTTTGCCCGCAAAGTCCATGGCGCTGCGGTGATGACGGCGGCCGTGGCTGGTAATTCTTACGGCATCCACGCTAGCATTGCTTTACCAACCGACTTTATCGATCAGGAATTCGCTGATCTTGCGGACGATTACAAAATATTAGCGGCTAAAACTGGGATGTTGGCCGATAGCACCTTGATCAAAAACGTCGTCAAAAATTATAAAAAATACGATTTTGGTCCCCTTGTCGTTGATCCCGTGATCATGACAAAACACGGCGCACAGCTGTTAGAAGAAAGTGCCTTCGCTACCCTACGTAAAGAATTGGTTCCCTTAGCAACCGTGATCACACCTAACTTCTTCGAAGCCGAGAAATTAGCAGAAATGAAGATCACTTCTGATGCTGATATGGAAGCGGCCGCCCGGAAAATCAAAGCAATGGGTGCTAGAAATGTGGTCGTTAAAGGACAGCATCACGACAGCACCCAAGCTGAAGTCCGTGATTTCGTTCTTTTGGAATCCGGCAAGTCTTTCTGGTTGACCGAAACTTACATTGATACGGATCGTGTCAATGGTACCGGTGATTCGCTATCCGCTTGCATCACTGCTGAAATCGCTAAAGGTAGCGATATTGAGTCAGCAATCCGGGCAGCCAAAAAGTTTGTCCACGTTGCAATTGCTAATGAAATTCAAGTTGGCCACAAGTTCGGTCCGATCAATCATTGGGCCTACCAAAACTAA
- a CDS encoding RluA family pseudouridine synthase yields MEFSWIKTDEQEEKVRYFLQHHGVSGRLFKQVTGQGQILINGRLAASTGVRLQQNDRVTIQLPPEKAAQQIAISTQPLNVIYADENWLVVDKPADLSSIPGPTNQTDTLLNRVQGWLQQQNNTETVPHVVTRLDRFTSGLVLLARHRFAHSLIARQLTDHTLDKRYYAIVAGHLTTTHGFLTQPLGRQGDEIRRRVMATGKPAKTEYWQMTKLARATLVEVKLHTGRTHQIRVHFADQGHPLLGDQLYGGPLDQGITRQALHAYELNFYDPFTQTERHFTSPLPVDMQAVLKLM; encoded by the coding sequence ATGGAATTTAGTTGGATCAAAACGGATGAGCAAGAAGAAAAGGTACGTTATTTTTTGCAGCACCATGGGGTTAGTGGGCGCTTATTTAAGCAGGTAACTGGTCAAGGACAAATTTTGATCAACGGTCGCTTAGCGGCGTCAACCGGCGTTCGTTTACAACAAAATGATCGTGTAACGATCCAATTACCACCAGAAAAAGCGGCGCAGCAGATTGCTATCAGCACACAGCCGCTAAATGTGATTTATGCAGATGAAAATTGGTTGGTGGTGGATAAACCAGCGGATCTCTCAAGTATTCCTGGGCCCACCAACCAAACCGATACGTTGTTAAATCGGGTTCAAGGCTGGTTACAACAACAGAATAATACTGAAACGGTACCGCACGTTGTGACCCGATTGGATCGCTTTACGAGTGGGTTGGTTTTATTAGCACGCCATCGCTTTGCTCATAGTCTGATTGCTCGACAATTGACTGATCACACCTTAGATAAACGGTATTATGCGATCGTTGCGGGACATTTAACGACGACCCATGGTTTCTTGACCCAGCCCTTAGGTCGCCAGGGTGATGAGATCCGCCGCCGAGTCATGGCCACCGGTAAACCGGCTAAGACGGAATACTGGCAAATGACTAAATTAGCTCGTGCCACTTTAGTTGAGGTAAAGTTGCATACGGGACGAACTCACCAGATCCGTGTACATTTTGCGGATCAAGGCCATCCATTGCTTGGCGATCAGCTATATGGCGGTCCGCTGGATCAAGGCATTACCCGCCAAGCTTTGCATGCCTATGAGCTTAACTTTTATGATCCATTTACTCAAACTGAACGCCATTTTACCAGTCCATTACCGGTAGATATGCAGGCGGTATTGAAGCTGATGTAG
- a CDS encoding IS3 family transposase has protein sequence MNKQHQLAYVAIKEVSQGKRGALTKLLAVVGVSRQAYYKGLKREETAWEVRDRQLKERIQYWFDFHHQGIGAGNLLVNLQHDESITFEVTYKMIRRVMRELGLRCQIRVKKHSRQKASEQYVQDNVLNKNFDTDAPNKVWLSDSTELRFDPNGEYKIRLSGVLDLYGRLLLAHNLSITETSAAEIEVFQRAFDRVGDVHPLIHTDRGSAYTSGAFNNFLGRYDVIRSMSRPGTPYDNAPMERWWNEFKLRWMERHPMPKTLQELEKLVEEGIEYFNHHNRSAQRNGLTPDEYWNEAA, from the coding sequence GTGAATAAACAGCATCAACTGGCCTACGTCGCAATCAAAGAGGTCAGTCAAGGCAAGCGCGGTGCGCTTACCAAGTTATTAGCTGTTGTCGGCGTAAGCCGGCAGGCTTACTACAAAGGCTTAAAGCGTGAAGAAACAGCTTGGGAAGTTCGTGATCGTCAACTCAAGGAACGGATACAATACTGGTTTGATTTCCATCATCAGGGCATCGGTGCTGGGAATCTCTTAGTGAATCTACAGCATGATGAATCGATTACGTTTGAAGTGACCTATAAAATGATTCGGCGTGTGATGCGAGAGCTTGGACTGAGGTGTCAGATTCGAGTCAAGAAACACAGTCGTCAAAAAGCTAGTGAGCAGTACGTCCAAGACAATGTCTTAAACAAAAATTTTGATACGGACGCGCCTAACAAAGTTTGGTTGTCTGACTCGACTGAATTGAGATTCGACCCGAATGGTGAATACAAAATTCGACTGAGTGGCGTTCTTGATCTCTATGGACGCCTTCTCTTGGCACACAACCTCAGCATTACCGAAACCTCAGCTGCGGAAATCGAAGTGTTCCAACGTGCATTTGATCGTGTTGGAGACGTTCATCCATTGATTCATACGGATCGCGGCTCAGCTTATACATCTGGTGCCTTCAACAACTTTCTAGGCCGTTACGATGTGATACGCAGTATGTCTCGTCCAGGTACACCATACGATAACGCGCCGATGGAACGTTGGTGGAATGAGTTTAAATTGCGTTGGATGGAGCGTCATCCGATGCCTAAGACCCTTCAAGAACTCGAGAAGCTGGTTGAAGAAGGTATTGAATACTTTAATCACCACAACCGTTCGGCACAAAGAAACGGCCTCACTCCAGATGAATACTGGAATGAAGCCGCTTAG
- a CDS encoding SDR family NAD(P)-dependent oxidoreductase: MTQLVMITGASAGLGEQLAYAFARRQMRLLLLGRDHQRLAKVARQAARLTTAPVAILATDLLNDNGRSAWRRCVARCGVPDILVNNAALPGFGAINDLSLAEAQKVLQLNTAVPLTLSQLFIQAHYWTRRPSYLINLASAGGELPLPYAAFHSASKAALLGFARGSRFELQVTQIHLMTVIPSLLATDHFQQQTAPYLKANPLIAQLLAHSQLDPAKVAKKIVTSALRGQQILRLPLAYQWLAAFNRLAPRISRKIIAQPYRTR; the protein is encoded by the coding sequence ATGACGCAATTAGTAATGATCACCGGTGCTTCTGCCGGATTGGGTGAGCAATTAGCTTATGCCTTTGCACGGCGCCAGATGCGTTTACTTTTACTGGGACGTGATCACCAACGTTTGGCAAAAGTTGCTCGGCAAGCCGCCAGGTTAACCACTGCCCCAGTGGCAATTTTGGCAACTGATTTATTGAACGACAACGGCCGATCGGCTTGGCGCCGCTGTGTGGCGCGCTGTGGTGTGCCGGATATTTTAGTCAATAATGCTGCATTACCAGGTTTTGGCGCCATTAATGATTTGTCATTGGCTGAGGCGCAAAAGGTGTTGCAATTAAATACTGCGGTGCCATTGACTTTAAGTCAGCTATTTATTCAGGCTCACTACTGGACGCGGCGGCCGAGTTATTTGATCAATCTTGCCTCGGCTGGTGGCGAACTACCGTTACCGTACGCAGCGTTCCATTCAGCAAGTAAGGCAGCGTTGCTCGGCTTTGCTCGTGGTAGCCGCTTTGAATTACAAGTGACGCAGATCCATTTAATGACGGTTATACCAAGTTTATTAGCTACCGACCATTTTCAGCAACAAACAGCCCCGTATTTAAAAGCTAACCCACTAATTGCCCAATTACTTGCGCATAGTCAATTGGATCCAGCTAAAGTGGCCAAAAAAATCGTGACCAGTGCGTTGCGCGGACAACAAATTTTACGCTTACCATTGGCTTATCAGTGGCTAGCGGCTTTTAACCGTTTAGCCCCCCGTATTAGTCGTAAAATTATTGCCCAGCCGTACCGGACACGATAA